The following are from one region of the Qipengyuania flava genome:
- a CDS encoding DUF6628 family protein — protein MTDRSDSTALDLPLPALRSQTLGLVLLRRMVAHGLQDARATMLALDAAGPGFRRLLVLTRALVVDLARSSQRKIRLAPCCAAGMTRDEGLLMAMVGGGGLDVHGALTDDARCRTALTTAHALGEELEAVALRNGWRR, from the coding sequence CCGACCGATCGGATTCGACCGCCCTCGACCTTCCCCTCCCCGCCCTGCGCAGCCAGACGCTGGGCCTCGTGCTCCTGCGCCGGATGGTGGCGCATGGCCTGCAGGATGCGCGCGCGACCATGCTTGCGCTCGACGCGGCCGGGCCGGGCTTCCGCCGGCTGCTGGTCCTGACACGGGCGCTGGTGGTCGACCTTGCGCGCAGTTCACAGCGCAAGATCCGCCTCGCGCCCTGCTGCGCGGCAGGCATGACGCGCGACGAAGGGCTGCTCATGGCCATGGTCGGCGGCGGCGGGCTCGACGTGCACGGCGCGCTGACCGACGACGCGCGCTGCCGCACGGCGCTGACCACCGCGCACGCCCTTGGCGAGGAACTGGAAGCCGTCGCCCTGCGCAACGGCTGGCGACGTTAA